One window of the Rhizobiaceae bacterium genome contains the following:
- the lsrF gene encoding 3-hydroxy-5-phosphonooxypentane-2,4-dione thiolase produces the protein MADLDDIKDGKDWGQDQPADTSRFYIKGAAHHDWGMKARMARVFNPKSGRTVMLAFDHGYFQGPTTGLERIDLSIAPLAEHADVLMCTRGSLRATIQPEVNKPVVLRCSGGNSILTELSNELVAVDIDDAIRIGAVAMAAQVYIGAEYEHKSIANVVKLIDTGTRYGIPTMAVTGVGKDMVRDARYFGLATRIAAELGAQFVKSYYVDEGFERIVLGCPVPIVIAGGKKLPERDALEMAYRAVDQGAAGVDMGRNVFQSSNPVAMLKALAKVVHEGEKPDQAYALFRDLEVRKAA, from the coding sequence ATGGCTGATCTCGATGACATCAAGGACGGCAAGGACTGGGGCCAGGACCAGCCGGCCGACACCAGCCGCTTCTACATCAAGGGCGCTGCCCACCATGACTGGGGCATGAAGGCCCGCATGGCGCGCGTCTTCAACCCGAAGAGCGGCCGGACCGTCATGCTCGCCTTCGATCACGGCTATTTCCAGGGGCCGACGACCGGTCTGGAGCGCATCGATCTCAGCATCGCGCCGCTCGCCGAACATGCCGATGTGCTGATGTGCACGCGCGGCTCGCTGCGCGCCACGATCCAGCCGGAAGTGAACAAGCCGGTGGTGTTGCGCTGCTCCGGCGGCAATTCCATCCTGACGGAGCTGTCGAACGAGCTCGTCGCCGTGGACATAGACGATGCGATCCGTATCGGCGCCGTCGCCATGGCCGCGCAGGTCTATATCGGCGCGGAGTACGAGCACAAATCCATCGCCAACGTCGTGAAGCTCATCGACACCGGCACGCGCTACGGCATCCCGACCATGGCGGTGACCGGCGTCGGCAAGGACATGGTGCGCGACGCCCGCTATTTCGGCCTCGCCACGCGCATCGCCGCCGAACTCGGCGCGCAGTTCGTCAAGTCCTATTACGTGGACGAGGGTTTCGAGCGCATCGTGCTCGGCTGCCCGGTGCCGATCGTCATTGCGGGCGGCAAGAAGCTGCCGGAGCGCGACGCGCTGGAGATGGCCTATCGCGCCGTCGACCAGGGCGCGGCGGGCGTCGACATGGGCCGCAACGTGTTCCAGTCTTCCAATCCCGTGGCCATGCTGAAGGCGCTCGCAAAGGTGGTGCACGAAGGCGAAAAGCCCGATCAGGCCTACGCCCTGTTCAGGGATCTCGAAGTCCGGAAGGCGGCCTGA
- the dhaL gene encoding dihydroxyacetone kinase subunit DhaL encodes MVASLDTAGTIAMLKAVAQAIIDQTDVLTDADLAIGDGDHGTGMRRGFEAAQEALNANPPASVEDAFKAVGMAVLSQTGGAAGAIFGTLFRSGGKAFAGKDAADGDAFAAFLESGLEAVLKRGGVTEGQKTIIDALAPAARAARAAGGSLADVSAAAARGALDGVEATKGMIATTGKARSLGERSIGHPDPGAISVSIILVAMRDFIARN; translated from the coding sequence ATGGTGGCATCGCTCGATACGGCAGGCACGATCGCCATGTTGAAGGCGGTCGCGCAGGCGATCATCGACCAGACGGACGTGCTGACCGACGCCGACCTCGCCATCGGCGACGGCGATCACGGCACGGGCATGCGGCGTGGCTTCGAGGCCGCGCAGGAGGCTCTCAACGCCAACCCACCGGCGTCGGTCGAAGACGCGTTCAAGGCCGTCGGCATGGCGGTCCTGTCGCAGACGGGCGGCGCGGCCGGCGCGATCTTCGGCACGCTGTTCCGCTCCGGCGGCAAGGCTTTCGCCGGCAAGGATGCGGCCGACGGCGACGCCTTCGCGGCCTTTCTGGAAAGCGGCCTCGAAGCCGTGCTGAAGCGCGGGGGCGTCACCGAGGGCCAGAAGACCATCATCGACGCGCTGGCGCCGGCCGCACGAGCAGCGCGTGCCGCGGGCGGCTCGCTCGCCGATGTGTCAGCCGCCGCGGCGCGAGGAGCGCTGGACGGCGTCGAGGCGACGAAGGGCATGATCGCGACCACCGGCAAGGCGCGTTCGCTCGGCGAACGCAGCATCGGCCATCCCGATCCGGGCGCCATATCGGTCTCCATCATCCTCGTCGCCATGCGCGACTTCATCGCACGAAACTGA
- a CDS encoding LLM class flavin-dependent oxidoreductase, producing MKKIGFLSFGHWNPSPQSQTRSAADALLQSIDLAVAAEELGADGAYFRVHHFARQLGSPFPLLAAVGARTSRIEIGTAVIDMRYENPLYMAEDAGAADLIAGGRLQLGVSRGSPEQVIDGWRYFGYEPQEGQTDADMARKHAEVFLEVLRGKGFAQPNPRPMFPNPPGLLRVEPYSEGLRERIWWGAATNATAEWAAKLGMNLQSSTLKFDEGGEPFHVQQAAQIRAFRNVWKEAGHEREPRVSVSRSIFALVDERDHAYFGHDDSRDHFGYIEANTLAVFGRSYAAEPDVLVEQLKEDEAIAEADTLLLTVPNQLGVDYNVHVIEAILKHVAPALGWR from the coding sequence ATGAAGAAGATCGGTTTCCTGTCGTTCGGCCATTGGAACCCCTCGCCGCAGTCGCAGACCCGTTCGGCGGCCGATGCGCTGCTGCAATCGATCGACCTTGCCGTAGCGGCGGAAGAGCTGGGCGCGGACGGCGCCTATTTTCGCGTGCATCATTTCGCACGTCAGCTCGGCTCGCCCTTTCCGCTTCTGGCGGCAGTAGGCGCCAGAACCAGTCGCATCGAGATCGGTACGGCGGTGATCGACATGCGCTACGAGAATCCGCTCTACATGGCAGAAGATGCGGGCGCAGCCGATCTGATCGCCGGCGGCCGGCTGCAGCTCGGCGTCAGCCGCGGCTCGCCCGAGCAGGTGATCGACGGCTGGCGCTATTTCGGCTATGAGCCGCAGGAAGGTCAGACGGACGCCGACATGGCGCGCAAGCATGCCGAGGTGTTCCTGGAAGTGCTGCGCGGCAAGGGATTCGCCCAGCCGAACCCGCGCCCGATGTTCCCGAATCCGCCCGGCCTCCTGCGTGTCGAACCCTATTCCGAAGGATTGCGCGAGCGCATCTGGTGGGGCGCGGCCACCAATGCGACGGCGGAGTGGGCGGCAAAACTCGGCATGAACCTGCAAAGCTCGACGCTGAAGTTCGACGAGGGCGGGGAGCCTTTCCATGTCCAGCAGGCGGCGCAGATCCGCGCCTTCCGCAACGTATGGAAAGAAGCCGGCCACGAACGCGAGCCGCGCGTCTCGGTCAGCCGTTCGATCTTCGCGCTGGTGGACGAACGGGACCACGCCTATTTCGGACACGACGATAGCCGGGACCATTTCGGCTATATCGAGGCCAATACGCTGGCCGTCTTCGGCCGCAGCTACGCGGCGGAGCCGGATGTGCTGGTGGAGCAGTTGAAGGAGGATGAGGCGATCGCCGAAGCCGACACGCTGCTGCTGACGGTGCCGAACCAGCTTGGCGTGGATTATAACGTCCATGTCATCGAGGCGATCCTGAAGCATGTCGCGCCGGCGCTGGGCTGGCGCTGA
- a CDS encoding SDR family oxidoreductase → MDAAAAPDIQLVRPLEGRLVAVTGAGSGIGRDIARTFIRAGATLAALDIDAAALHALRDEVGCHIAICDVTDAASVEAAFASLEKALGGLDILISNAGSAPQGAIGDISIADFRRSFDLNFFGHQLVCQTALRIFRRQGRGGTILFNISNQSVNPGKNFGPYGIPKAAVMALMKQYALDHSHEGIRVNGVNAGRIRTGLMTDQMIADRAAARGITQKEYMSGNLLGVEVTSVDVAETFLHLALMDKVNAAVLTVDGGTIATSLR, encoded by the coding sequence ATGGATGCCGCCGCCGCTCCCGACATCCAGCTTGTCAGGCCGCTCGAAGGCCGCCTCGTCGCCGTGACCGGCGCGGGCAGTGGCATCGGGCGTGACATCGCGCGGACTTTCATCCGTGCCGGTGCAACGCTGGCGGCGCTGGATATCGATGCGGCGGCGCTTCACGCGCTGCGGGACGAAGTCGGATGCCACATCGCCATCTGCGACGTCACCGATGCGGCCTCCGTCGAAGCTGCCTTCGCCAGTCTCGAAAAGGCGCTGGGAGGCCTCGACATCCTGATCTCAAACGCCGGCTCGGCGCCGCAGGGCGCCATAGGCGACATATCGATCGCCGATTTCCGGCGCAGCTTCGATCTCAACTTCTTCGGCCATCAGCTCGTCTGCCAGACCGCGCTCAGAATCTTCCGCCGTCAGGGGCGTGGCGGCACCATACTGTTCAACATTTCCAACCAGTCGGTGAACCCGGGGAAGAATTTCGGACCCTACGGCATCCCGAAGGCGGCCGTCATGGCGCTGATGAAGCAGTATGCGCTCGACCACAGCCATGAAGGAATCCGGGTCAACGGCGTCAACGCCGGCCGCATCCGCACGGGCCTGATGACGGACCAGATGATCGCCGACCGCGCCGCCGCGCGCGGCATCACGCAGAAGGAATACATGTCCGGCAATTTGCTCGGTGTTGAGGTCACCTCGGTCGACGTCGCCGAGACGTTCCTGCATCTTGCATTGATGGACAAGGTCAATGCCGCCGTGCTGACTGTCGATGGCGGGACGATCGCGACTTCGTTGCGTTGA
- a CDS encoding RpiB/LacA/LacB family sugar-phosphate isomerase, producing MKIAVAGDSAGEGLAKILADHLKNTHEVDEVSRTEAGADPFYANLSERVANEVLAGKYDRAILVCGTGIGVSIAANKVPGIRAALTHDTYSAERATLSNNAQIITMGARVIGPELAKSIADAFLKGTFDPNGRSAGNVAAIDAVDAKYNAR from the coding sequence ATGAAGATCGCGGTTGCAGGCGACAGCGCCGGCGAAGGTCTTGCGAAGATACTGGCCGACCATTTGAAGAACACGCACGAGGTCGACGAGGTCTCGCGCACCGAGGCCGGCGCCGACCCGTTCTATGCGAACCTTTCCGAGCGCGTCGCCAATGAGGTGCTGGCCGGCAAATACGACCGCGCCATTCTTGTCTGCGGCACCGGCATCGGTGTCAGCATCGCCGCCAACAAGGTGCCGGGCATCCGCGCGGCGCTGACACACGACACCTATTCAGCGGAGCGCGCGACGCTCTCCAACAATGCCCAGATCATCACCATGGGCGCGCGCGTGATCGGACCGGAGCTGGCGAAGTCGATCGCCGACGCGTTCCTCAAGGGAACGTTCGATCCGAACGGACGTTCGGCCGGAAATGTCGCGGCAATCGACGCTGTGGACGCGAAATACAACGCCCGCTGA